A DNA window from Drosophila virilis strain 15010-1051.87 chromosome 4, Dvir_AGI_RSII-ME, whole genome shotgun sequence contains the following coding sequences:
- the LOC6628490 gene encoding acylphosphatase-2, with translation MDTKIKQSKKVESKLPTEILAKNMGSEKKIYSTMFEIFGRVQGVYFRKHTQIKAKQLGLNGWCMNTKEGTVKGIMEGPQDMISEMRLWLQHKGSPRSIIEKAVFTPNEPIPTYNFNAFTIRR, from the exons ATGGATACCAAAATTAAGCAATCGAAGAAAGTCGAATCGAAATTGCCCACTGAAATATTAGCTAAAAATATGGGCAGCGAGAAGAAGATCTATAGCACAATGTTCGAGATCTTTGGCCGTGTGCAAG GCGTATATTTTCGTAAG CACACACAAATCAAGGCCAAGCAGTTGGGTCTCAATGGCTGGTGCATGAATACCAAAGAAGGCACTGTCAAAGGCATCATGGAGGGACCTCAGGATATGATATCTGAAAT GCGCTTGTGGCTACAGCACAAGGGCAGTCCACGTTCCATAATCGAAAAAGCCGTTTTTACGCCCAACGAGCCAATTCCCACATACAATTTCAACGCATTCACCATAAGGCGCTAG